CATATGGTTTTAAATGGTGTGTAACAGAGAAGGTGAACAGAAATTTAGCGATCAACAACCCAAACGACTGCGTAAATTGAAAAATTGTGGATGTAATGCTGGTGTTGCATTCAAAATTGTATTTTACGTGTTACTGAGTTAATTCGTAATTAtattttacattctgtttgtcAATAGTTTTTTTGTCATGTCTTGAAATTAGGATAATTATGACCAAATTTACCATTAGCGTTGCATGACCCTTATATTCATCTACTATGACCCAAGATAGTAGATTATGTTTTCTGTATATAAAACACTTGTTTTATATGATGACTCTAATGTTGCCTTAATAGGCCCCAATATACTCATATTCTGATATGACATATATAAttgtttagtatgacccaaaagcatatctattattttaataattgtttttgcatgTTTCAATCGTACTAGCTTTATTAATATGTTAAAAACTTGAGTATAATCGTGTTTTTTGCAATCTGGTATTTAGTAGTTTTATGCCATGCCTCTTCTGTTCGTCAATGATGACACAGATCTACCTAACAATTCTATGACACACATATGTGTTTAATATATATTACAATGAACAATAGGAAATCATCTAATGGTCATTTTAATGGAAATTTTTCTTTGCTTAGAGATGAAACAGTATGTAGTACCAATGACATCCAGCCGCTGAATAAAACATGATTCAAAAACAAGAGAAATTCTATCTTGaaagaaatgaacaatttgATCCCTTAATTTAAGTTACAACATAACCATTTGGAGAGATCCATAGTTTGCTATCATGTTTTCTACGTTGATCTTTTTTTCTTGTTCTCCTTTGCATAATGTTTAGATGCCGCCTCTTTATTCAGTAACGCGTTGTGATTATTTCCTACCAACATCAACACACGGTTGTATTTAGCTCGTAAATACGGTCGAGAAGAAATTCTGATGTTTAATACAATGTATTCCGTTTTTTAATTAACGTCAGTTTAAGTTTTTTTTGGACACCAATTTGTTTACAATGTTACGTTGTTATAAATTACTGAGTTAATTCTTAATTGtattttacattctgtttgtcAATAGTTTTTGTCATGTCTTGAAATTAGGATAATTATGACCCAATTTACCATTAGCGTTGCATGACCCTTATATTCATCTACTATGACCCAAGATAGTAGATTACGTTTTTTGTATATAAAACACTTGTTTTATATGATGACTCTAATGTTGCCTTAATAGGACCCAATATACTCATATTCTGATATGACATATATAAttgtttagtatgacccaaaagcatatctatttttttaataattgtttttgcatgATTCAATCGTATTACCTCTCGGAGCCTTTGGGATCTTTTGTAGCTTTGTCTTCGCGGATGTACTCTCATACACTACGTGAACAACAGATTTAAATTACAAATCGGCCTGATTTTATCAACTTTAAGTCATGGGTTACAACATCGTACTAACCTTTTCCGTCATGAGGTGCGGATCCAGAGGCTCTAGTGTTGACCATGGTTGTAGTAGCTTTTTTGTTATCCTTCTTCGTCGAGTTTTGAATTCTGCCAAGGTTTTGTGGTAGAGGAATCGGTTTTTATGGAAACTCGATTTTTGGTGCAATCGGCCTGATTTTGTCAACTTTAAGTCATGGGTTACAACATCGTACTAACCTTTTCCGTCATGAGGTGCGGATCCAGAGGCTCTAGTGTTGACCATGGTTGTAGTAGCTTTTTTGTTATCCTTCTTCGTCGAGTTTTGAATTCTGCCAAGGTTTTGTGGTAGAGGAATCGGTTTTTATGGAAAACTTGATTTTTGGTGCAGACGATGTTGAAATAGTGGAGGAGACGACTAATGTTTACAGATTTGTATGGTTTGGGCTATTGGGTAGAGATTTTGGTGATGGGGTTGAGATTTGGGTGTTTTGTCGTTTAGATTCTAGGGTTTGTGGGGATGAGGTTGAGATTTTGGTGAGAGAGATGCATTGAATGGCGCGGGAACCGAAGAATCAACTTAGAAAACGTGTGGAGTAATGATCCCAATTAATCCGGTCTTAATTAACGGAAGGGCGgttgtttatattttctatacCTATATTACCTTTTCATGACATAGATCAATCATATTATGACCCACAGAAATTGTTGACAAATCCAGATCGTGGCCATTCATTTCCATATCTTATGGTCCATAATTGGTCTGTATTTCTATACTTAAGGGCTTCTTTTGATAGAttaagaccctatatatatataatacctatatatatatatatatatatatgtataggggtgcattataatgataactccaatttgtgtgataaacctataactaaatctccaccacacattttaaaaatatgtggtctggatttaatctaacaaaacaatcattttatcaaataaaactatcatatttcggatATATTGTAGAAGAAGTGTTTGATGAATGTGTAAATTGCATTTGGATTGGATTTGGAGATGCGGAGAGTGATATAACTGAATTAATTACAACAATTTTGTTGACTGGGGAGGCAAACAGGTTAGGGAAGAGTTTTCATGGTTTTGCTTCAGCAGATATCTTGATCGCGATGATTACCATGAAATTATGGCTGATGCCGTCCgaaataaaattatcatttttaatttcatctttgattctttattatattttaatttttgttaatataCTTTTTTATCTCTTCACCGTATCTTCATTGAGAATTTACCTACAAATTACCTTGATTCTTTTTTTTGCTATCAAAGATGCAATCTTTTTTTCCTAAATAAATTCGAGGTTATTCGGTGTTCAATTGTCCATCTTGATAGTTTTTCCTCTGATCCCACACGTCCACCTCAAGTATTAGTTGGTGTGGTTCGCCCCAATTTTGGTATTCAAGTCCGGACAAGCAAAGGTTTGATTTTTCATTAGACCTAGtttgttttcatatttattagcaTCAAAAGATTGTCATCCATTGGTTCCTTTTAAAGTtacttctaatttatttttgtaatattgTTTTGCAGTCACCTTATGGAAGAGGATGTTCCTGTAAGACCTTGAACCTTGACCTCTgtctttattcattttattaggtttttatgtttttttcatGTGAATTATATAGCATAGAATGTTACTGCCTCAATATTATGCATATTGAGAAACTAAGTTGCACAATCATTTTTACATGCAAAGAATAACGAAGGGGAAATCAACTACGTAAGTGAAAATATGAACGATGAACTATATAATCCTCAAGTTGCAAATGATCGGAAGTCAGAGATTGGAATGAAATTTGCAACAGTAGATGATACATTTTCATTCTATAATCAGTATGCACGGGAATTCGGTTTTAGTGCAAGATTAAGCAGTAGCAAAAGGAACAAGATGAATAATGAAGTTGTTTGAAAACAATTTGTATGCTTCAAAGCTTGTCAAACTGATGAATATCgttcaaagaaaagaaaaacgaGTGGTGACACAATCAAGACAAGAGCTCGTGGTGAAGTTAGAACTGGTTGCAAGGCAAAAATTACTATTGTCAAACAACAAACTGGACCTGATTGGAGTGTTAGTGTCTTTGTGGAAGGTCATAATCATGGACTTTCTACTCCTTCAAAGGTGCATTTGCTTCGATCACACCGTAGTGTTTCTATGGTTAAGAGAGTATTGACTCAGCAATTGTCCGAAGCTAATATACCGACATGTCAACAAATGCAATTATTGGAGATAGAGTGCGGTGGACCTGAAAATGTTGGTTGCACGGAGAGAGATATTAGGAATTTTGAGAAAGAATTAAAGGATGAGCAAAAGGGGATTGATGCTGAAACTCTTATAGAATTCTTTACCTTAGAGAAAGAGAAGAATAAAGCATTTTTCTTTGATTATGAGACAGATTCAGACAATAGGTTCAGTAGATGTTTTTGGGCAGATCCTAAATCAAGGGGGGCCTATAGTGTATTTGGTGATATCGTTGTCTTTGATTCCACCTATAACACCAATAAGTATTCAATGATTTTTACGCCTTTTGTAGGGGTTAATCATCACCATCAAACAATAGTTTTTGGTTGTGGATTTCTTAGTGACGAGAAGACTGAATCATATGTTTGGCTACTTAATAAGTTTATGGATATGCCAACAGGTCCACCAAAATCAATCATCACTGATCAAGATCCTGCATTAACAAAAGCACTTGCACAAGTTTTGCTAGGAACAGTGCATCGTTATTGCTTGTGGCATATATTGAACAAGTTTCCTGAAAATATTTCTCCGGTAACATTTCGGGACCACTACCAAAGcataaaaaatgttaa
This genomic interval from Salvia splendens isolate huo1 chromosome 13, SspV2, whole genome shotgun sequence contains the following:
- the LOC121760806 gene encoding protein FAR1-RELATED SEQUENCE 5-like, with protein sequence MNDELYNPQVANDRKSEIGMKFATVDDTFSFYNQYAREFGFSARLSTCQTDEYRSKKRKTSGDTIKTRARGEVRTGCKAKITIVKQQTGPDWSVSVFVEGHNHGLSTPSKVHLLRSHRSVSMVKRVLTQQLSEANIPTCQQMQLLEIECGGPENVGCTERDIRNFEKELKDEQKGIDAETLIEFFTLEKEKNKAFFFDYETDSDNRFSRCFWADPKSRGAYSVFGDIVVFDSTYNTNKYSMIFTPFVGVNHHHQTIVFGCGFLSDEKTESYVWLLNKFMDMPTGPPKSIITDQDPALTKALAQVLLGTVHRYCLWHILNKFPENISPVTFRDHYQSIKNVKKNSISPEDFEHGTKFLDEQLDFIDSKLKEMGVSPTTEYGSQRRKSSDKAINIGDPCQIRAKGCSKRMLSSKEKSTLKLRACHGCGQRGVSHDKRNCPSLNDGSVAGYGNEQQE